The genomic stretch cccaAAACCTAGCGATTTCCCGCACTCCTGCAACGCCAAATTGAAATCAAAAGCGTCGCTCCGCTCCTCAAACCCGACACCTAACGTCGCCTTTTTTCCCGTCCCGGGGTCGGACACTCTTAATGCGAAGAACCGGGAGGAGTCGCTGCATGGGGTGACGATTGCGGGTGTTGTGTAGGGCGCTGCTGCGAATAACTGAGGTTGTCCATTATTAtccgaggagctggtggttgACTCGAGCAAGATATCGACTTTGAGCTCGGTAGTCTCAGGCGAGAGCGACGTCTCGAGGATGCGAAGGCGGGAGGTGAAgattgggttttgggggagggaggtccAGGAGCTGGCTAGGtaggttgatgaggaaggggaggaaggggggagggtgtaGATGTGGACTTTGGGGGTTATGTCTACAGGTATAAAGTtagctgggagggggggagggggagaggggggatcaAACGAACGGAGGACTC from Podospora pseudopauciseta strain CBS 411.78 chromosome 3, whole genome shotgun sequence encodes the following:
- a CDS encoding hypothetical protein (EggNog:ENOG503P0TX; COG:S), translating into MDPATTIDPATGQPLPPDAIVRVLHITPKVHIYTLPPSSPSSSTYLASSWTSLPQNPIFTSRLRILETSLSPETTELKVDILLESTTSSSDNNGQPQLFAAAPYTTPAIVTPCSDSSRFFALRVSDPGTGKKATLGVGFEERSDAFDFNLALQECGKSLGFGGQQQPEREKKEKTEEKKDWSLKEGETITINLGGKFGRRSQGQGGEKKEEEEGGRGKSLNSFALPPPPGNGGGGFSLPPPPPSASEARRQKRLSAQQMGFDDGVNGEFA